The following coding sequences are from one Paenibacillus sp. JDR-2 window:
- a CDS encoding aldo/keto reductase yields the protein MLYNRLGGSGLKVSALGLGTNSFGSRADEAASARILHAAVDRGINFIDTANIYSATASEAIIGAALAGRRHEVVLATKAGLVRGEGPNAKGSSRYHLMLELEDSLKRLKTDYVDLYQIHTFDPETPLEETLRALEDMIRSGKVRYIGASNYAAWELMKALGLSDRLGLNRFVSTQTSYSLADRTPERELVPLCLDQGVGIIPYFPLAGGILTGKYRAGEEAPAGSRAATNPGFTRFFGENNLALGSQVSELSGKLGCSASVLSLAWLMKQPAVSTVIVGATSTEQLEHNLDSVELPLDAAALDELDTLSRSFRHGEPFALYRLP from the coding sequence CGGCTGGGAGGAAGCGGACTGAAGGTATCCGCGTTAGGCCTCGGTACGAACTCCTTTGGTTCGCGGGCAGACGAAGCCGCTTCGGCGCGTATTCTTCACGCGGCCGTCGACCGCGGAATCAATTTTATCGATACGGCTAATATTTACTCGGCAACGGCTTCGGAAGCCATCATCGGCGCAGCGCTTGCGGGCAGACGCCATGAGGTTGTATTGGCAACCAAAGCCGGGCTCGTCAGAGGAGAAGGTCCCAATGCGAAAGGCTCCTCCCGCTACCATCTGATGCTGGAGCTGGAAGACAGCCTGAAACGGCTCAAGACCGATTACGTTGACCTGTATCAAATCCACACCTTTGACCCGGAGACACCCCTTGAGGAAACGCTGCGGGCGCTCGAGGATATGATCCGGTCCGGCAAAGTCAGGTATATCGGCGCCTCCAATTATGCCGCTTGGGAGCTGATGAAGGCTCTTGGGCTTAGCGACCGCCTAGGCCTGAACCGATTCGTCTCCACACAGACGAGCTATTCCCTGGCTGACCGGACGCCGGAGCGCGAGCTTGTGCCCCTATGCCTCGATCAAGGCGTAGGCATTATCCCTTACTTCCCGTTGGCCGGCGGAATCCTGACCGGCAAATACCGCGCGGGCGAAGAAGCTCCTGCCGGTTCGCGCGCTGCGACCAACCCGGGCTTCACCCGTTTCTTCGGCGAGAACAATCTTGCGCTGGGAAGCCAGGTCAGCGAGCTGTCTGGTAAGCTTGGCTGTTCCGCCAGCGTCCTGTCCCTGGCTTGGCTGATGAAGCAGCCTGCCGTCTCCACCGTTATCGTTGGCGCTACCAGCACGGAGCAGCTGGAGCATAATCTAGACAGCGTGGAGCTCCCGCTTGATGCGGCGGCACTAGACGAGCTGGATACATTAAGCCGTTCATTCCGTCATGGCGAGCCGTTTGCCCTATACCGTTTGCCTTAG
- a CDS encoding TetR/AcrR family transcriptional regulator: MNNNKNTADLILDTAQALVQEVGFNGFSYAHIAEKVGIRTASIHYHFPNKEDLGEALITRYHKGFLATVAQIDADTQNNLDKIRKYVNIFSIPVDSYCTCLSVMLSSDLATLSEKVGARLADFFTANLAWVERVLEEGRREGELRFEGAASLQAHIILASLQGAQLLARSFRDVNRFTIIADGVISALT; encoded by the coding sequence ATGAACAACAATAAAAACACGGCAGATTTGATTCTTGATACCGCCCAAGCGCTTGTGCAGGAAGTTGGCTTTAACGGCTTCAGCTATGCGCACATCGCAGAGAAGGTTGGTATCCGCACAGCAAGCATCCATTACCATTTTCCGAATAAGGAGGATCTAGGGGAAGCGTTGATTACCCGGTATCATAAGGGATTCCTGGCTACCGTTGCTCAAATTGACGCCGATACGCAGAACAATCTGGATAAGATACGCAAATACGTGAATATCTTCAGTATTCCGGTCGATAGTTATTGCACGTGCCTGAGCGTAATGCTCTCTTCGGATCTGGCTACCCTTTCGGAGAAGGTTGGGGCAAGGCTGGCGGATTTCTTTACCGCCAACTTAGCGTGGGTGGAGCGCGTTCTGGAAGAAGGCCGCCGTGAAGGGGAATTGCGTTTTGAAGGCGCGGCAAGCTTGCAGGCTCATATCATTTTGGCCTCTCTTCAAGGGGCTCAGCTGCTGGCAAGAAGCTTTCGGGATGTAAACCGGTTTACGATTATTGCCGATGGAGTCATATCCGCTTTAACTTAA